The genomic segment ttctatgTCGAACTATGCAACACAGGTCCACACTCCACCGATCTGCCTAAGAATTAAAATCCTCGCATATAAACattgtcttttttattttcgaatgGAGCATTTTGTACTTTGGTCGCAACACGTTTAAACATTATTCACCAATCATATCATTTGTAACCACACAGCTATAAtgcgtaaataaatattcttccaATCCGCCGTCAAGTGCTCCAAAAAATCTTGTTCGCTTCGCTGTTGAGATCTACTACTTCAAAATGAAGTTCTGTTGAGTTGTATTACTTCGTtactttttaaagaaatatagtAAAGACTCGTTGCCGAGTTTTTTTAGCTAATTTGTAATCATCTCTTTCGTGAAATTTTCGTAAATATGGGTTATAGGGGTAGTGGAAATTAATCATAAAGGAATAGGCACTTCGGTTCATTTCGTCACTCTTCGGATATATTCGGTTTTTGTAAGGTTCCTTGTAAGGAATTTTGTCAGAAAGTacgtaatatacagggtgtttcctctaactgtagcacttagaatatctctgcttcctttgatgatatgaaaaacgtcaaaggacgaaaattgttcgattcaaagagactagtactctggtaagaaaattattttttttaatgtgacctttcacgagatatcaaggtcatgaacatttttttaaatgagatggtatattttccttaacgaaatgatgtagcttgtaaaaaagcaaattcaaccatacagaatatgttgaccttcaaatgactttgaaccacaaaaatcacgtttaggaaaagaaattctattgtataactacaaagatataccttttttacggatgttcgaaatgatcaccgtttacttccacacactttcgaattcgatgaataaacgattgttttacgtttttgagagatcccggagtaattgcggtgcacgcacgctgaattctttctcgcatatcttcaggtgttgtcggaatatcgcggtAAACTTCATTTgtacggaacatactcaacgaatcatttcctgatcgctggattggacgtggtggagaatttcttggccggctcgatcaccagatctaacgcctcttgatttttttctttggggacacctaaaaaatgaagtttatcgcgatattctgacaacacctgaagatatgcgagaaagaattcagcgtgcgtgcacctcaattactccggaatctctcaaaaacgtaaaacaatcgtttattcatcgaattcgaaagtgtgtggaagtaaacggtgatcatttcgaacttctgtaaaaaaggtatatctttgtagttatacaatagagtttcttttcctaaacgtgatttttgtggttcaaagtcatttgaaggtcaacatattctgtatggttgaatttgtttttttacaagctacatcatttcgttaaggaaaatataccatctcatttaaaaaaatgttcatgaccttgatatcttgtgaaaggtcacattaaaaaaaataattttcttaccagagtaccagtctctttgaatcgaacaattttcgtcctttgacttttttcatatcatcaaaggaagcagagatattctaagtgatacagttagaggaaacaccctgtatattcataaaataaagcagCAAATTATAGAAGAACGTTtcttaattattgaaatttaaagaatttaaattgaaattttagttcAATAAAGGTAAAACTAAAGGCtctgaattaatttatatatctattaataataagtcgAAAATTTGTACATTCCTTTTTCCACATTacttttcataaaattgatttcacttatttttcattaaagaaattatatttatgtattacctcattgatatttttataaaaaacagcCGATAAGATTCAAGTACACACTATGCACAATATCctggaataaaataataattgacgcGCGCGTTATGCAATTTAGtgaaaagaattttgaaatattttgaagTGAGTGGAATATACGatagtaattttatatgtgctattttaatttcttgtcacaattaatatattttcttttgcagCTCTTCCAATAAACTCACAAAACAATACTTTCCGAATATATTCAAATTGCCGGACGCAATTTGATAACCCGTAATTTTCTCACGGAAAATCCGAAGGCTCTTGCAGGTTATTCAGTActgcataaatatacatatcctTATATTTTATCCAGCCGTGAGCAAAGGACGGTGCAATCGAAGGTAAAAGTATGAAGGTAAAATTAAcgtttgtaaaaaaatatatttgtgtgCGTGGTCTTCATAAAACATGTGTGTCTATGCACacgtgtaataataatgataataattttaatttatctttaatatatttatattttaatctatttaatttgtattgtttttctcattttacacgtttataattttttccaatagattaTCAGTACAAAGAATATAAGACATGCACAGtttggaataattattaaataaaaatataaaaaaatatttttgaaaattgctGTTATCACAGAAGCGACGGCCGTGTGCAAGAAACCATTCTCCTTCGCAAAAACATTACCAAAAACATGCGCAAGAACGTTTCCTGATTAAGGCGAGGAGCATCCACGATTCGAAGGGACGAAGTGCGAAACGTATCCATCCAAAGCTTCAGCAGGACGATCGTGGCAATACATCACGCTTAAAGAAAGACGCGTTTGGTTCGCTAGAATCTCTCTTCGACTTAAAGAAGCTCCTCGATTTACGCGATGCGTATCCATTAGCGTTTGATTATTATAAGGAGAAAACCGTCAGAGGATCCAACATTACCACGAAATCGGAACCACTTGTAGAGACACTATTTCTACAATCCTTCTGGCCAAAGACAAATCTCGAGTCGCGTATTCTTAAAATCGTACGCTATTTTGtcgcattattaatttaattcctaATTGTTCGACCAATTGCTTGactcatatttttgcattttgaaATGAATCAGTAATTCGATGACTGATGTGTTcgttattaaaagataaaagaacaaaaattaaactttcCTCGTACAGTAACTTCGTTtaacaaaatcattaaatttttcagtatGAAGGATACAACGGAATAGAAATTGAAGAGGACGCAAAACCAAGCAAAACGTTTGAGACAAACGTATCAAATTCTACGTGGGGACTACAACGAAACGAATCAATTCAAAATCAggaaaatcatttaataataatgtaataatccaTTTCCGTAGCTCCTAATTCTTATATCTATCTATATTCATCGTAAAACGTTGTATTCGTgcacaataatatatacagaaaCATGGCCGAAAATGAGGGCGAAGCGCCAACGGAAGAACAACAAGAGGAACCAGTAAAGGAGGAACCAGTAAAGGAGGAACCAGTAAAGGAGGAACCAGTAGACGAGACACCTGTTGCGAGGGATCTTGCAGAAGACAAAATCGATTCCCTGAATGCGGATAAAGACGAAGGTGTTACCGTCAAAAAGGATGCATATAAAAGAGACGAGTATGAAGAAACTCCGTTTTATGCTTATCTATCTGATGTTGGCAAAGGTAGGTCGCAACACATTGTACATAATGTGACTACacctaaaatattaaaatagaaaattactaCAGGTACGATATTCCATGTTCCAGATGAGCTAGACTCTATAGACTACTCTGTAAGACACCCAGATTCACTCATCAGTGAGATCAGTGTGCCCTCCTTACCTGCTGCAATAATCGAACAATTGAGAATAATGAATGAGACATGCGTTGTATTGGCGAACGAGATCCAACAGCTGAAGCGTGAAGTCCAGGAAATGTCAGAGGTAAATATCAGGGGCTtttcgtatttattattaggagtgtgatttagttttgagggttttgcaacagatggctgtagtgtcagtttgttccaatagctgtttccgataactgttctttcttacagtcttgacattatccatgacatttagtagcattatagcaatagatgcaataacagtcgcgtttatatcatcgtaaaaatgcaacttccgaaagctctttagcattttcgacatgcgttgcttttgttttttaatcaaaagaaaactgcggctgacggttatagaattcttgtggaaacttatggtgacgcagaatcaccatcaattacgacgtgtgaatactggtttagacgctttaaaagtggtgatactgatgtgaaggacaaagaacgctcgggacaaccaagaaagcttgaaaatgcagatttgcaagcattattgcacgaaaatccaacacgatccacttcagaacttgccagagcattaaatgttgatcgtacaatagttaccaaacatttacacgaaatgggaaaaattcagaaagaagggaaatgggttcgacatcaattatcggaaagtgccatttgaacatttgcatttcgttgatcgccaggcaaaaaagaagagtcttttgtctcggattgttactggggatgaaaagtggatctattttgataatccgaaacgcggaaaatcatgggtggatccaggcgaaccatcaacatccactccgagacgcaatattcacggttcaaaagtaatgctctgtatttggtgggacagtgtactatgagctgttaaatccgcatgagactgtcacggctgatcgttattgacaccaattgtacaagttgaagcaagcattggacgaaaaacgaccaccaattgcgagtaaacgacggaaagtgattcttcttcgtgacaacactcgacctcacgttgcgttatcagtgaaacaaacactattagagcttgaatgcgaagtcttaccgcaccccgcgtattctccggacattgctccatgcgatcattatttgttccggtcgatgcaacacgctttagaggatacacactttgataatttcgaagaagtgcgaaaattcgtcgacgaatggatcaactcgaaagaagagtcattttatcgtggtggaatccatctcttgccagagcattaaatgttgatcgtacaacagttaccaaacatttacatgaaatggaaaaagtaagaaagaagggaaatgggttcgacatgaattatcggaaagtgccatttgaacatttgcatttcgttgatcgccaggcaaaaaagaagagtcttttgtctaggattgttactggggatgaaaagtggatctattttgataatcccaaacgcggaaaatcatgggtgtatccaggcgaaccatcaacatccactccgagacgcaatattcacggttcaaaagtaatgctctgtatttggtgggacagtgtactatgagctgttaaatccgcacgagactgtcacggctgatcgttattgacaccaattgtacaagttgaagcaagcattggacgaaaaacgaccaccaattgcgagtaaacgacggaaagtgattcttcttcgtgacaacactcgacctcacgttgcgttatcagtgaaacaaacactattagagcttgaatgggaagtcttaccgcaccccgcgtattctccggacattgctccatgcgatcattatttgttccggtcgatgcaacacgctttagaggatacacactttgataatttcgaagaagtgcgaaaattcgtcgacgaatggatcaactcgaaagaagagtcattttatcgtggtggaatccatctcttgccagagcattaaatgttgatcgtacaacagttaccaaacatttacatgaaatggaaaaattcagaaagaagggaaatgggttcgacatcaattatcggaaagtgccatttgaacatttgcatttcgttgatcgccaggcaaaaaagaagagtcttttgtctcggattgttactggggatgaaaagtggatctattttgataatccgaaacgcggaaaatcatgggtggatccaggcgaaccatcaacatccactccgagacgcaatattcacggttcaaaagtaatgctctgtatttggtgggacagtgtactatgagctgttaaatccgcacgagactgtcacggctgatcgttatcgacaccaattgtacaagttgaagcaagcattggaccaaaaacgaccaccaattgcgagtaaccgacggaaagtgattcttcttcgtgacaacgctcgacctcacgttgcgttatcagtgaaacaaacactattagagcttgaatgggaagtcttaccgcaccccgcgtattctccggacatcgctccatgcgattattatttgttctggtcgatgcaacacgctttagaggatacacactttcataatttcgaagaagtgcgaaaattcgtcgacgaatggatcaactgaaaagaagagtcatttgatCGTCGCGGAATCCATCTcgtgccagaaagatgggaaaaagttatagaaaacaaaggaaaatattttgattaaggcattcattcattatcatatttaaatacatgcgcttttgagcaaaaaaaccctcaaaactaaatcacacccctaatacatcgTGGCtattttaatatgattattttattatttcaataatttgtaatattctttaatagAAGCCCGAATTAACGGAAGAGGACACACTGATCATTCGAGAGAAGCAGGATGCTCTCATGTCGAAAGTGGCCCAACTCGAGCAGCTGACGCAGAAAGTTCAAAAAGTACAATGGAAAGATAGATACATCGAACATAATTTCCGCTAGATTACATATAATCTCCTTGATCGATTTGTGATATACAATTCAATGGTGGTGTCAGtcagatataaaataataaagacacGCTAAATCTATCGTAGACGCGGAAAGAAATAGGACAGATCGAAGATTTAACCGGCGAGATagaaattaagaaagaaaaagaatttgagGAGGAACCGCCTATAGCAATCTCAGAGAAAGATCGTTTCGAGTTGCCGCGAATAGAGTATCCCGAAGATAAGTAAGTGCGCTTCTTCACTCGTACGGCTCTTTTCTCGTTCTTCGGTTAGTCGATagcaagatatatatttttgattatgtatTTCTGTCTTCGGGAAATTAGGCTGCCAAGAATAATTGTTTGCGGCTCTGCGGAAAGTAGGGAAAGCCTACTTCCACAGATCGTGGTAGCGGATAGCgagcggaaagggagagacagGTGCTTTGAAAGTTTAACTGGCAAGCTAACAGAGTCCCTAACGATGCAGGAAAAGTTGATCGAAGAAAACGCACAACTGGAAGGTGGAAAGTATGTTCACATATTTCTTGTATGTCACAAGTTCCAAACGCATTGAGAGATTTCGATCAATTCTTTTGGAGTACtcgatatatatgtacacatacaaaatttaatttcgacaGCTATTTTTATAACGGTAGTAAATAGTAGAAGAACGAATAAAGAAAGTTGAATAGTTCTCTCGGCGACAATTTCACGAAGCACGTCAACCGTACGACATTCACACGTAACCCGGTCTCGCGGTATGCCGATTTTATGGAAATGAGTTAAACGTGCACGTTAAAATCGCAATTTATCACTGAATGAACTTGAAAGAtagtttaagaatattttggGCAAATGTTCCGTCAATCTCGTTAAGTCTTgaagtaaaagagagaaaattcaaAGCTAAATGGAAAGCTGCGTTGTCCCGCGAATAGGTACAAATTAGAGGAGGCCCTGCTAGAAAAGGACACCGCCCTCGAGAGCTTGCAAAGGAAGGTATGCGGTCTCCAAGCCGAGATGCGTATAATTGTCAAAGAGAACACGGAGTTGAGTCGTCAGTTGGCCACTTTGAATCAGCTGGTGACTAGACGCACTACTTGCTGTTACGCTTGTCCAGGTGCTACTCTGTCTTCGCCGCCGACGTCGCCATCGTTGCCCCCTTGCTCGTATGTCAGTACACAGCTTCAGGGCGACGCTTATTGTCAATGCCGACATTGCCTTCAATCGCAGTTCACTGATAGTCTGTCGCCAACTACAGGAACCGCATGCGGTACGAAAacgtgta from the Ooceraea biroi isolate clonal line C1 chromosome 13, Obir_v5.4, whole genome shotgun sequence genome contains:
- the LOC105287401 gene encoding titin, with the protein product MKKRRPCARNHSPSQKHYQKHAQERFLIKARSIHDSKGRSAKRIHPKLQQDDRGNTSRLKKDAFGSLESLFDLKKLLDLRDAYPLAFDYYKEKTVRGSNITTKSEPLVETLFLQSFWPKTNLESRILKIYEGYNGIEIEEDAKPSKTFETNVSNSTWGLQRNESIQNQENHLIIINMAENEGEAPTEEQQEEPVKEEPVKEEPVKEEPVDETPVARDLAEDKIDSLNADKDEGVTVKKDAYKRDEYEETPFYAYLSDVGKDELDSIDYSVRHPDSLISEISVPSLPAAIIEQLRIMNETCVVLANEIQQLKREVQEMSEKPELTEEDTLIIREKQDALMSKVAQLEQLTQKVQKTRKEIGQIEDLTGEIEIKKEKEFEEEPPIAISEKDRFELPRIEYPEDKLPRIIVCGSAESRESLLPQIVVADSERKGRDRCFESLTGKLTESLTMQEKLIEENAQLEGGKYKLEEALLEKDTALESLQRKVCGLQAEMRIIVKENTELSRQLATLNQLVTRRTTCCYACPGATLSSPPTSPSLPPCSYVSTQLQGDAYCQCRHCLQSQFTDSLSPTTGTACDSPRLTGGGSQTDDLRFFVEKSSLQNTEMCCRGPAVVKALPRVVCPAELDDKLATYGTSTKQLVGFNNSTNFFEAVKKLKKLCMCDRMSAELWRIIRSVI